Proteins from a genomic interval of Syngnathus acus chromosome 4, fSynAcu1.2, whole genome shotgun sequence:
- the lrrc8db gene encoding leucine rich repeat containing 8 VRAC subunit Db isoform X2 codes for MFTLTEVASLNDIQPTYRILKPWWDVFMDYLGIIMLMLAIFAGTMQLTRDQVVCLPDLDSDPDKVAPLPTEAPDRLRGKESAAVEQGAPLTPAPDQAPTQQPPPAGIRTKLDFQQYVFVNQMCYHVALPWYSKYFPYLALIHTLILMVSSNFWFKYPRTSSKIEHFVSILGKCFESPWTTKALSETACEDSEENKQRLAGTTAQHKHFSTSSEEGSPNQSAPMLSKSGVTFSTEKLVSEAPSMTILDKKDGEQAKALFEKVRKFRAHVEDSDMIYRLYALQTLIKTVKFIVILCYTMNFVTSIDFYHLCEPEVKHLTGYGKFHCTHNMAFMLKKLLVSYIALICVYGVICIYTLFWLFRRPLKEYSFEKVREESSFSDIPDVKNDFAFLLHMVDQYDQLYSKRFGVFLSEVSENKLREISLNHEWTFEKLRQHVTRNAQEKLELHLFMLSGVPDAVFDLTDLEILKLELIPEAKITAKISQMINIQELHFYHCPAKVEQTAFIFLRDHLRCLHVKFTDVAEIPSWLYLLKNLQELYLVGNLNSENNKMIGLESLRDLRHLKVLHLKSNLTKIPTNITDLSPHLVKLVVHNDGTKLLVLNSLKKMTNLSELELHNCELERIPHAIFSLNNLQELDLKSNLIRTIEEVISFQHLKRLTCLKLWHNKIISIPLSITHVKNLESLYLSHNKLECLPSALFNLLKLRHLDVSHNSIAVVPPEVGFLQNLQHFAITGNKLEVVPKQLFKCTKLRTLCLGHNCIAALPERVGQLGQLSHLELKSNCLDRLPPQLGQCPLLRRGCLLVEDHLFDSLPVEVKESLNQETAGAFANGCRCLTDGR; via the coding sequence ATGTTCACCCTCACCGAAGTCGCCTCCCTGAACGACATCCAGCCGACTTACCGCATCCTGAAACCATGGTGGGACGTCTTCATGGATTACCTGGGCATCATCATGCTCATGCTGGCCATCTTCGCCGGGACCATGCAGCTGACGCGCGACCAGGTGGTCTGCCTGCCTGACTTGGACTCGGACCCCGACAAGGTGGCGCCCCTGCCGACCGAGGCGCCCGACAGGTTGCGGGGTAAGGAGAGCGCCGCGGTGGAGCAAGGGGCGCCCCTGACGCCAGCTCCTGATCAAGCACCGACGCAGCAGCCGCCCCCCGCCGGGATCCGAACCAAGCTGGACTTCCAGCAGTACGTCTTTGTCAATCAGATGTGCTACCACGTGGCCCTTCCGTGGTACTCCAAATACTTTCCTTACCTGGCGCTGATCCACACACTCATCCTGATGGTGAGCAGCAACTTCTGGTTCAAGTATCCTCGCACCAGCTCCAAGATCGAGCACTTTGTGTCCATCCTGGGCAAGTGTTTCGAGTCTCCCTGGACTACCAAGGCGCTCTCGGAGACGGCGTGCGAGGACTCAGAGGAGAACAAGCAGCGTCTGGCGGGGACCACTGCCCAGCACAAGCACTTCTCCACCAGCAGCGAGGAGGGCAGCCCCAACCAGTCGGCACCCATGCTGAGCAAGTCCGGCGTCACCTTCTCCACCGAGAAGCTGGTGAGCGAGGCGCCCTCCATGACCATCCTCGACAAGAAGGACGGCGAGCAAGCCAAGGCACTCTTCGAGAAGGTCCGCAAGTTCCGCGCCCACGTGGAGGACAGCGACATGATCTATCGCCTGTACGCCCTGCAGACGCTCATCAAGACCGTCAAGTTCATCGTCATCCTGTGCTACACCATGAACTTTGTGACCTCCATCGACTTCTACCACTTGTGTGAGCCGGAAGTCAAACACTTGACCGGATACGGGAAGTTCCACTGCACGCACAACATGGCATTCATGCTGAAGAAGCTGCTGGTGAGCTACATTGCGCTCATTTGCGTCTACGGCGTCATCTGCATCTACACGCTCTTCTGGCTCTTCCGCCGCCCCCTCAAGGAGTACTCCTTCGAGAAGGTCCGCGAGGAGAGCAGCTTCAGCGACATCCCCGACGTAAAGAACGACTTTGCCTTCCTGCTGCACATGGTGGACCAGTACGACCAGCTCTACTCCAAGCGCTTCGGCGTCTTCCTGTCAGAGGTCAGTGAGAACAAACTGAGGGAGATCAGCCTGAACCACGAGTGGACCTTCGAGAAGCTCCGGCAGCATGTGACCCGCAACGCTCAGGAGAAATTGGAATTGCACCTCTTCATGCTGTCAGGCGTGCCCGACGCCGTGTTTGATCTCACCGACTTGGAGATCCTCAAGCTGGAGCTCATACCCGAGGCCAAGATCACGGCCAAGATCTCGCAGATGATCAACATACAGGAGCTCCATTTTTACCACTGTCCAGCCAAAGTGGAGCAGACGGCATTCATCTTCCTGCGGGACCACCTGCGATGCCTTCACGTCAAGTTCACGGACGTGGCCGAGATCCCCAGCTGGCTGTACCTGCTGAAGAACTTGCAGGAACTCTACCTGGTGGGCAACCTGAACTCGGagaacaacaaaatgattGGACTCGAGTCTCTGCGAGACCTGCGGCACCTGAAGGTCTTGCATCTCAAGAGCAACCTCACCAAGATCCCCACCAACATCACGGATCTGTCGCCACACCTGGTCAAGTTAGTGGTGCACAACGACGGCACCAAGCTCCTGGTGCTCAACAGCCTGAAGAAGATGACCAACCTGTCCGAGTTGGAGCTGCACAACTGTGAGCTGGAGCGAATCCCGCACGCCATCTTCAGCCTCAACAACCTTCAAGAACTGGACCTCAAGTCCAACCTCATCCGGACCATCGAGGAAGTCATCAGCTTCCAGCATCTGAAGCGGCTGACGTGCCTCAAGCTCTGGCACAACAAGATCATCTCCATCCCGCTGTCCATCACCCATGTCAAAAACCTCGAGTCGCTCTACCTGTCGCACAACAAGCTGGAGTGTCTGCCCAGCGCTCTCTTCAACCTGCTCAAGCTACGGCACCTAGACGTGAGCCACAACTCCATCGCCGTCGTCCCCCCCGAGGTGGGCTTCCTGCAGAACCTCCAGCACTTTGCAATCACCGGCAACAAGTTGGAGGTGGTCCCCAAGCAGCTCTTCAAGTGCACCAAACTGCGGACGCTGTGCCTCGGCCACAACTGCATCGCCGCCCTGCCGGAGCGGGTCGGGCAGCTGGGGCAGCTGAGCCACCTTGAGCTGAAGAGCAACTGCCTGGACCGTCTGCCGCCGCAGCTGGGTCAATGCCCGCTGCTGCGCCGGGGCTGCCTTCTGGTGGAGGACCACCTCTTTGACTCGCTGCCCGTGGAGGTCAAGGAGAGTCTCAACCAGGAAACTGCCGGCGCTTTCGCAAACGGGTGCAGGTGTCTGACGGACGGGCGATAG
- the lrrc8c gene encoding volume-regulated anion channel subunit LRRC8C, translating into MIPVMEFRQFSEQQPAFRVLKPWWDVFTDYLSVIMLMIGVFGCTLQVMQDKIICLPHRTASHDNTSEVATKPLQLRYNISSGPREMSGLKTDLDLQQYSYINQMCYEKALHWYAKYFPYLVLIHTLVFMVCSNFWFKFPGSSSKIEHFISMLGKCFDSPWTTRALSEVSGENPEETDRKKSGAVVSPEGVELETTQSLRSIPEKIVADKPSASALDKKEGEQAKALFEKVKKFRLHVEEGDILYIMYVRQTVFKVFKFLVIIIYNSSLVDKVRNCVPCEVEIQDMTGYKEFECNHTMAHLFSKLSYCYLCLVALYGLTSLYTSYWLFYRSLKEYSFEYVRQETGISDIPDVKNDFAFMLHMIDQYDPLYSKRFAVFLSEVSENKLKQLNLNHEWTVEKLRQRLQVNANNRLELQLFMLPGLPDTVFELSELQSLKLEIINNVSIPASVSKLENLQELSLYQCSIKLHTAATSFLKENLKVLRVKFDDSREFPSWLYGLRTLEELHLTGSLCPDASRNMILESLREMKCLKTLSLKSNLTKIPQSIVDVSSHLQRLYLHNDGTKLVMLGNLKKMTNLSELEMVRCDLERIPHAIFSLSGLQELDLKENNLRSIEEILSFQHLRKLTCLKLWYNGIMYIPEHIKKLGSLERLYFSHNKIEILPSHLFLCNKLRYLDLCHNDIRFIPPEIGVLQSLQYFSVSCNKIENLPDELFFCKKLKTLKLGKNSLSVLSPKISYLAQLVHLELKGNHFELLPQELGCCWALKRSGLVVEDALFETLPSDVRDQMKAE; encoded by the exons ATGATTCCCGTGATGGAATTCCGCCAGTTCTCGGAGCAGCAGCCCGCTTTCCGAGTTCTGAAGCCGTGGTGGGACGTGTTCACGGACTACCTCTCCGTCATTATGCTTATGATCGGTGTGTTTGGATGCACGCTTCAG GTCATGCAAGACAAGATCATCTGTCTCCCACACAGAACGGCGTCCCACGACAACACGAGCGAAGTGGCCACCAAGCCTCTGCAGCTCCGCTACAACATCTCGAGCGGGCCCAGAGAAATGAGCGGCCTCAAAACGGACCTGGACCTCCAGCAGTACAGCTACATCAACCAGATGTGCTACGAGAAGGCCCTGCACTGGTACGCCAAGTACTTCCCTTACTTGGTTCTCATCCACACGCTGGTCTTCATGGTGTGCAGCAACTTCTGGTTCAAGTTCCCAGGCTCCAGCTCCAAAATTGAACACTTTATCTCCATGCTGGGCAAGTGCTTTGACTCCCCGTGGACCACGCGGGCTCTATCCGAGGTTTCCGGAGAAAACCCAGAAGAGACGGACCGGAAGAAGAGCGGCGCGGTGGTGTCCCCCGAAGGCGTGGAATTGGAGACGACTCAGTCGCTGCGCTCCATCCCGGAAAAAATTGTGGCGGACAAACCGTCGGCGAGCGCTCTGGATAAAAAGGAGGGCGAGCAGGCTAAGGCGCTTTTCGAAAAGGTGAAGAAGTTCCGCTTGCACGTGGAGGAGGGCGACATCCTCTACATCATGTACGTGCGGCAGACCGTTTTCAAGGTGTTCAAGTTCCTGGTGATTATCATCTACAACAGTTCCCTGGTGGACAAGGTGCGCAACTGCGTCCCATGCGAGGTGGAGATCCAGGACATGACGGGCTACAAGGAATTTGAGTGCAACCACACCATGGCGCACCTCTTCTCCAAGCTCTCCTACTGCTACCTGTGCCTGGTGGCGCTCTACGGCCTGACCAGCCTATACACGTCCTACTGGCTCTTCTACCGCTCCCTGAAGGAGTACTCCTTCGAGTACGTGCGCCAGGAAACGGGCATCAGCGACATCCCCGACGTGAAGAACGACTTTGCCTTCATGCTGCACATGATCGACCAGTACGACCCGCTCTATTCCAAGAGGTTCGCCGTCTTCCTGTCGGAGGTGAGCGAGAACAAGCTGAAGCAGCTCAACCTCAACCACGAGTGGACGGTGGAGAAGCTGCGGCAGCGGCTGCAGGTCAACGCCAACAACCGGCTGGAGCTGCAGCTCTTCATGCTGCCCGGCCTGCCCGACACCGTCTTTGAGCTGAGCGAGCTGCAGTCGCTCAAGCTGGAGATCATCAACAACGTGAGCATCCCCGCCTCCGTCTCCAAGCTGGAGAACCTGCAGGAGCTCTCGTTGTATCAGTGCTCCATCAAGCTGCACACGGCGGCCACGTCCTTCCTCAAGGAGAACCTCAAGGTGCTCCGCGTCAAGTTCGACGACAGCAGGGAGTTCCCCAGCTGGCTGTACGGACTCCGGACCCTGGAGGAGCTCCATCTCACCGGCTCGCTGTGTCCAGACGCCTCCAGAAACATGATCCTGGAGTCTCTGCGGGAGATGAAGTGCCTCAAGACGCTCTCGCTGAAGAGTAATCTGACCAAGATCCCGCAGTCCATCGTGGACGTGTCCAGTCACCTGCAGCGCCTCTACCTGCACAACGACGGCACCAAGCTGGTGATGCTGGGCAACCTGAAGAAGATGACCAACCTGAGCGAGCTGGAGATGGTACGCTGCGACCTGGAGCGTATCCCGCACGCTATCTTCAGCCTGAGCGGCCTGCAGGAGCTGGACCTGAAGGAGAACAACCTGCGCTCCATCGAGGAGATCTTAAGCTTCCAGCACCTCCGCAAGCTCACCTGCCTGAAGCTCTGGTACAACGGCATCATGTACATCCCCGAGCACATCAAGAAGCTGGGCAGCCTGGAGCGCCTCTACTTCAGCCACAACAAGATTGAGATCCTGCCCTCGCACCTCTTCCTGTGCAACAAGCTTCGCTACCTGGACCTGTGCCACAACGACATCCGCTTCATCCCGCCGGAAATCGGCGTCCTGCAGAGCCTGCAGTATTTCTCGGTATCCTGCAACAAGATCGAGAACCTGCCCGATGAGCTTTTCTTCTGCAAGAAGCTCAAGACGCTGAAACTGGGCAAGAACTCTCTGTCTGTCCTCTCGCCAAAGATCTCCTACCTGGCCCAGCTGgtccacctggagctgaaggGGAACCACTTTGAGCTCCTGCCGCAGGAGTTGGGCTGCTGCTGGGCACTCAAGCGCAGCGGCCTGGTGGTGGAGGACGCCCTGTTTGAGACTCTGCCGTCGGACGTCAGGGACCAGATGAAAGCGGAGTGA
- the LOC119122014 gene encoding kynurenine--oxoglutarate transaminase 3-like has protein sequence MSFSRLYTSLASGLGVSRRIQGLKKSIWSQTWLQTDSGVADLGQGFPDTEVPSLITEALVKTASVNWMNQYTRGAGHPSLVKALSLVYGKVYGRPVDPLKEILVTVGGSGSLFSAMQALVEEGDEVIIIEPFFDSYVPMVRMAGGKPVLIPLRPKSGQRTTSSADWFLDPEELASKFNSKTKAILINTPHNPIGKVFTKDELQMIADLCVKHDTLCFSDEVYEWMVYRGQQHHKIATFPGMWDRTITIGSAGKTFSITGWRLGWSIGPEHLIKHLETVVQHVLVSCPTPLQEALAEALLRYYELMGQPECFFKAMANELQGKRDRMAAMLQTAGLFPVIPEGGLFIMADVSALSKDLPRGNDGKDESYDYKFAKWMIQEKKLLGIPVTAFAREDSTSAFDKYIRFCFFKRDDTLDAAERILKKWKSTRSNA, from the exons ATGAGTTTTTCTCGCCTGTACACATCATTGGCATCCGGACTCGGAGTATCCCGGAGAATCCAAGGACTGAAGAAGAGCATCTG GTCACAAACCTGGTTGCAGACGGACTCCGGAGTGGCCGACCTTGGCCAAGGATTCCCGGACACGGAGGTGCCATCGCTAATCACGGAGGCCCTGGTGAAGACCGCCTCTGTCAACTGGATGAACCAGTACACCAGGGGGGCT GGGCACCCATCGTTGGTGAAGGCACTCTCTCTGGTTTACGGAAAGGTGTACGGGCGCCCCGTCGACCCGCTCAAGGAAATCCTGGTAACAGTGGGCGGCTCCGGTTCCTTGTTCAGCGCCATGCAGGCTCTGGTGGAGGAGGGCGATGAGGTCATCATCATAGAACCCTTCTTTGACAGCTACGTGCCCATGGTCCGCATGGCTGGGGGCAAACCTGTGCTCATACCTCTTCGACCT AAATCTGGGCAGAGAACTACCTCCAGCGCTGACTGGTTCCTGGACCCAGAGGAGCTGGCCAGTAAATTCAACTCCAAGACCAAGGCCATCCTCATCAACACCCCCCACAACCCCATCGGAAAG GTCTTCACCAAAGATGAGCTGCAGATGATCGCCGACTTGTGCGTCAAGCATGACACGCTGTGCTTCAGCGACGAGGTCTATGAGTGGATGGTCTATCGTGGGCAGCAGCACCATAAAATTG CCACTTTTCCAGGAATGTGGGATCGAACCATCACCATTGGCAGCGCTGGGAAGACCTTCAGCATCACCGGATGGAGG CTCGGTTGGTCCATCGGACCAGAACACCTGATCAAGCATCTCGAGACCGTCGTGCAGCACGTGTTGGTCAGCTGCCCCACCCCATTGCAG GAGGCGCTAGCGGAAGCGCTACTGCGCTATTACGAGCTGATGGGTCAGCCCGAGTGCTTCTTCAAGGCCATGGCCAACGAGCTGCAGGGGAAGCGGGACCGAATGGCAGCCATGCTACAGACGGCCGGGTTGTTCCCTGTCATTCCCGAGGGAGGTCTCTTCATAATGGCGGACGTGTCAGCGCTCT CTAAAGACCTGCCACGTGGCAACGATGGCAAGGATGAATCCTACGACTACAAGTTTGCAAAATGGATGATTCAAGAAAAG AAACTGTTGGGCATTCCCGTGACAGCGTTTGCTCGTGAGGATTCCACTTCGGCCTTTGACAAGTATATTCGATTTTGCTTCTTCAAG CGTGATGATACTCTGGATGCGGCTGAGCGCATCCTGAAAAAGTGGAAGTCAACCAGAAGCAATGCCTAA
- the lrrc8db gene encoding leucine rich repeat containing 8 VRAC subunit Db isoform X1, translating into MFRFALVGWPLNVICRSGASCRCLTLPWVRRALGVTRYAASTCRPQTESSTRTSARTDTIAVFTFHTTESSPPGRPPPPGGGTNRTRPSAARRSRTAGMFTLTEVASLNDIQPTYRILKPWWDVFMDYLGIIMLMLAIFAGTMQLTRDQVVCLPDLDSDPDKVAPLPTEAPDRLRGKESAAVEQGAPLTPAPDQAPTQQPPPAGIRTKLDFQQYVFVNQMCYHVALPWYSKYFPYLALIHTLILMVSSNFWFKYPRTSSKIEHFVSILGKCFESPWTTKALSETACEDSEENKQRLAGTTAQHKHFSTSSEEGSPNQSAPMLSKSGVTFSTEKLVSEAPSMTILDKKDGEQAKALFEKVRKFRAHVEDSDMIYRLYALQTLIKTVKFIVILCYTMNFVTSIDFYHLCEPEVKHLTGYGKFHCTHNMAFMLKKLLVSYIALICVYGVICIYTLFWLFRRPLKEYSFEKVREESSFSDIPDVKNDFAFLLHMVDQYDQLYSKRFGVFLSEVSENKLREISLNHEWTFEKLRQHVTRNAQEKLELHLFMLSGVPDAVFDLTDLEILKLELIPEAKITAKISQMINIQELHFYHCPAKVEQTAFIFLRDHLRCLHVKFTDVAEIPSWLYLLKNLQELYLVGNLNSENNKMIGLESLRDLRHLKVLHLKSNLTKIPTNITDLSPHLVKLVVHNDGTKLLVLNSLKKMTNLSELELHNCELERIPHAIFSLNNLQELDLKSNLIRTIEEVISFQHLKRLTCLKLWHNKIISIPLSITHVKNLESLYLSHNKLECLPSALFNLLKLRHLDVSHNSIAVVPPEVGFLQNLQHFAITGNKLEVVPKQLFKCTKLRTLCLGHNCIAALPERVGQLGQLSHLELKSNCLDRLPPQLGQCPLLRRGCLLVEDHLFDSLPVEVKESLNQETAGAFANGCRCLTDGR; encoded by the exons ATGTTCCGCTTTGCACTTGTTGGATGGCCCCTGAATGTAATCTGCCGATCTGGTGCCAGCTGCCGTTGCTTGACACTCCCTTGGGTGCGGCGGGCTTTGGGCGTCACGCGATACGCGGCTTCCACCTGCCGTCCGCAAACGGAAAGCAGCACAAGAACATCGGCGCGTACGGACACCATCGCGGTCTTCACTTTCCACACAACCGAGAGTTCACCTCCCGGCCGCCCACCCCCACCCGGCGGCGGAACAAACCGGACCAGACCATCCGCGGCGAGGCGAAGCAGGACAGCCG GAATGTTCACCCTCACCGAAGTCGCCTCCCTGAACGACATCCAGCCGACTTACCGCATCCTGAAACCATGGTGGGACGTCTTCATGGATTACCTGGGCATCATCATGCTCATGCTGGCCATCTTCGCCGGGACCATGCAGCTGACGCGCGACCAGGTGGTCTGCCTGCCTGACTTGGACTCGGACCCCGACAAGGTGGCGCCCCTGCCGACCGAGGCGCCCGACAGGTTGCGGGGTAAGGAGAGCGCCGCGGTGGAGCAAGGGGCGCCCCTGACGCCAGCTCCTGATCAAGCACCGACGCAGCAGCCGCCCCCCGCCGGGATCCGAACCAAGCTGGACTTCCAGCAGTACGTCTTTGTCAATCAGATGTGCTACCACGTGGCCCTTCCGTGGTACTCCAAATACTTTCCTTACCTGGCGCTGATCCACACACTCATCCTGATGGTGAGCAGCAACTTCTGGTTCAAGTATCCTCGCACCAGCTCCAAGATCGAGCACTTTGTGTCCATCCTGGGCAAGTGTTTCGAGTCTCCCTGGACTACCAAGGCGCTCTCGGAGACGGCGTGCGAGGACTCAGAGGAGAACAAGCAGCGTCTGGCGGGGACCACTGCCCAGCACAAGCACTTCTCCACCAGCAGCGAGGAGGGCAGCCCCAACCAGTCGGCACCCATGCTGAGCAAGTCCGGCGTCACCTTCTCCACCGAGAAGCTGGTGAGCGAGGCGCCCTCCATGACCATCCTCGACAAGAAGGACGGCGAGCAAGCCAAGGCACTCTTCGAGAAGGTCCGCAAGTTCCGCGCCCACGTGGAGGACAGCGACATGATCTATCGCCTGTACGCCCTGCAGACGCTCATCAAGACCGTCAAGTTCATCGTCATCCTGTGCTACACCATGAACTTTGTGACCTCCATCGACTTCTACCACTTGTGTGAGCCGGAAGTCAAACACTTGACCGGATACGGGAAGTTCCACTGCACGCACAACATGGCATTCATGCTGAAGAAGCTGCTGGTGAGCTACATTGCGCTCATTTGCGTCTACGGCGTCATCTGCATCTACACGCTCTTCTGGCTCTTCCGCCGCCCCCTCAAGGAGTACTCCTTCGAGAAGGTCCGCGAGGAGAGCAGCTTCAGCGACATCCCCGACGTAAAGAACGACTTTGCCTTCCTGCTGCACATGGTGGACCAGTACGACCAGCTCTACTCCAAGCGCTTCGGCGTCTTCCTGTCAGAGGTCAGTGAGAACAAACTGAGGGAGATCAGCCTGAACCACGAGTGGACCTTCGAGAAGCTCCGGCAGCATGTGACCCGCAACGCTCAGGAGAAATTGGAATTGCACCTCTTCATGCTGTCAGGCGTGCCCGACGCCGTGTTTGATCTCACCGACTTGGAGATCCTCAAGCTGGAGCTCATACCCGAGGCCAAGATCACGGCCAAGATCTCGCAGATGATCAACATACAGGAGCTCCATTTTTACCACTGTCCAGCCAAAGTGGAGCAGACGGCATTCATCTTCCTGCGGGACCACCTGCGATGCCTTCACGTCAAGTTCACGGACGTGGCCGAGATCCCCAGCTGGCTGTACCTGCTGAAGAACTTGCAGGAACTCTACCTGGTGGGCAACCTGAACTCGGagaacaacaaaatgattGGACTCGAGTCTCTGCGAGACCTGCGGCACCTGAAGGTCTTGCATCTCAAGAGCAACCTCACCAAGATCCCCACCAACATCACGGATCTGTCGCCACACCTGGTCAAGTTAGTGGTGCACAACGACGGCACCAAGCTCCTGGTGCTCAACAGCCTGAAGAAGATGACCAACCTGTCCGAGTTGGAGCTGCACAACTGTGAGCTGGAGCGAATCCCGCACGCCATCTTCAGCCTCAACAACCTTCAAGAACTGGACCTCAAGTCCAACCTCATCCGGACCATCGAGGAAGTCATCAGCTTCCAGCATCTGAAGCGGCTGACGTGCCTCAAGCTCTGGCACAACAAGATCATCTCCATCCCGCTGTCCATCACCCATGTCAAAAACCTCGAGTCGCTCTACCTGTCGCACAACAAGCTGGAGTGTCTGCCCAGCGCTCTCTTCAACCTGCTCAAGCTACGGCACCTAGACGTGAGCCACAACTCCATCGCCGTCGTCCCCCCCGAGGTGGGCTTCCTGCAGAACCTCCAGCACTTTGCAATCACCGGCAACAAGTTGGAGGTGGTCCCCAAGCAGCTCTTCAAGTGCACCAAACTGCGGACGCTGTGCCTCGGCCACAACTGCATCGCCGCCCTGCCGGAGCGGGTCGGGCAGCTGGGGCAGCTGAGCCACCTTGAGCTGAAGAGCAACTGCCTGGACCGTCTGCCGCCGCAGCTGGGTCAATGCCCGCTGCTGCGCCGGGGCTGCCTTCTGGTGGAGGACCACCTCTTTGACTCGCTGCCCGTGGAGGTCAAGGAGAGTCTCAACCAGGAAACTGCCGGCGCTTTCGCAAACGGGTGCAGGTGTCTGACGGACGGGCGATAG